The Claveliimonas bilis genome window below encodes:
- a CDS encoding Gfo/Idh/MocA family protein, with protein MKKPFTWGIIGGGFISHQFAEGLKNLSDVRIGAVASASHTGSPISAERYYNDYEQLAEDEEIDAIYIGTIHPRHFENICLCLQKKKPVLCEKPIVMHASQMECLLELSEKSGTLLMEAMWSRFLPLYVYLKEKIKKGEFGKIEHMKISFGEKAEPSKKRLFSADLGGGALMDIGVYGINLAKWLLEEDPKKIQSWVRVNEEGVDLTTFCSMHFSDLCDVEMTVSIEKKLENSMWIMTDKGEYYIPYFWRPDTLFRFSPGQNFDMNRPCQKNVFEIKGNGYQYEAAAFQETVYKGELDNSTMPRKESLKVMKILDEIRENAIHL; from the coding sequence ATGAAAAAACCGTTTACATGGGGGATTATAGGGGGAGGTTTTATTTCGCACCAATTTGCGGAAGGACTAAAGAATCTGTCTGACGTACGGATAGGAGCAGTGGCATCTGCCTCTCATACAGGATCGCCTATCAGTGCAGAACGATATTATAATGATTATGAGCAATTGGCGGAGGATGAAGAAATAGACGCCATATATATAGGGACGATCCATCCTCGGCATTTTGAAAATATTTGTCTGTGTCTGCAGAAGAAAAAGCCTGTTTTATGTGAGAAGCCTATTGTAATGCATGCATCTCAAATGGAATGTTTGCTGGAATTGTCTGAAAAGAGTGGAACTCTTTTGATGGAAGCAATGTGGAGCAGGTTCCTTCCGTTGTACGTTTACTTAAAAGAAAAGATAAAAAAGGGAGAATTTGGGAAAATAGAGCATATGAAAATCAGCTTTGGAGAAAAGGCAGAGCCCTCGAAGAAACGGCTGTTCAGTGCTGACCTGGGCGGAGGGGCATTGATGGATATCGGTGTTTATGGGATTAATCTTGCAAAATGGCTTCTAGAAGAAGACCCGAAAAAAATCCAAAGCTGGGTGAGAGTGAATGAAGAGGGTGTTGATCTGACAACATTTTGTAGCATGCACTTTTCTGATCTGTGTGATGTTGAAATGACAGTATCTATTGAAAAGAAATTAGAGAATAGTATGTGGATTATGACAGACAAAGGGGAATATTATATCCCGTATTTCTGGAGGCCGGATACATTATTCCGCTTCTCCCCCGGTCAGAATTTTGATATGAACCGTCCCTGTCAAAAAAACGTGTTTGAAATAAAGGGGAATGGTTATCAATACGAAGCGGCTGCCTTTCAAGAGACTGTATATAAAGGAGAACTAGACAATAGTACAATGCCGAGGAAGGAAAGTCTTAAAGTAATGAAAATTTTGGACGAGATTCGGGAGAATGCGATACATTTGTAA
- a CDS encoding AraC family transcriptional regulator, translating to MQEGIEERYFVSESNSASFKIFVHEYSSPLHWHKYLEILYILEGRVLVSINGKERIVEPGTLIFINTKEEHYTDFINHEKHKILCIQFDADILYTLGGIGHEMKYIAALLNHKVPYPAYIDLESESDILPILYELLKEVEEKKVGYEMILKADFYKLIVWYYRKAEEFEKDVRMQGIRENRSDEERMNIVFRYVSENYMYPITTSDAADYVFLSYSYFCKMFKKHMKITFMEYLNKVRMVEAKKLLVHTNLSIGDVASRIGYRDQNYFTRLFKETYQMTPSSYRKEEGKGKE from the coding sequence ATGCAGGAAGGGATTGAAGAGAGATATTTTGTAAGTGAAAGCAATAGCGCGTCTTTTAAAATTTTTGTACATGAATATTCATCTCCCCTTCACTGGCATAAATATCTGGAGATACTCTATATTTTAGAAGGCAGGGTCCTGGTGTCTATAAATGGAAAAGAGAGGATTGTAGAACCGGGGACATTGATTTTTATTAATACAAAGGAGGAGCATTATACAGATTTTATCAACCATGAGAAGCATAAAATCTTATGTATTCAATTTGATGCGGATATTTTGTATACACTGGGCGGGATTGGACATGAGATGAAATATATCGCAGCGCTTCTAAACCACAAAGTTCCATACCCGGCCTATATAGATCTGGAGTCGGAAAGTGACATTCTTCCCATTCTTTACGAACTGCTGAAGGAAGTTGAAGAAAAGAAGGTGGGATATGAAATGATCTTAAAGGCGGATTTTTATAAACTGATCGTCTGGTATTATCGAAAAGCTGAGGAGTTTGAAAAAGATGTCAGGATGCAGGGAATCCGGGAAAACAGAAGTGATGAGGAGCGTATGAATATAGTTTTCCGCTATGTGAGCGAAAACTATATGTATCCGATTACTACGTCGGATGCAGCTGATTATGTCTTTTTAAGTTATTCCTACTTTTGCAAAATGTTTAAAAAACATATGAAAATTACTTTTATGGAATATTTAAATAAAGTCAGAATGGTGGAAGCGAAAAAGCTACTGGTCCATACAAATCTTAGTATTGGTGACGTGGCATCAAGAATCGGGTACAGGGATCAGAATTATTTTACCCGTCTGTTCAAAGAAACCTACCAGATGACGCCGAGCAGTTACCGAAAGGAAGAGGGGAAGGGAAAGGAATGA
- a CDS encoding sugar phosphate isomerase/epimerase family protein, producing MKLGCAVWCFTAPQYQAPYEPAIHTIGKMGFDTIELIAHNQKDVDVYYTNEKIRELRHLIASYGMELSQFAIYTELTQGLSSINEEIREEALNNFEKMVKIGYELGTGMINMVSNWVNGYECQVQYLPNYWSPFLGGGAFAELTQNMKMPEDYDGEIIWKEYIQTIQRCVDICKKYGMRFNIEGHANVIVGNSDAMLRMFDSISDPALGINLDVAWHMIQREYIPMVIEKLGKKIFHVHMRDGDGIGNYGLPPGRGINNWEDTFASLKKVGFDGSVSFELSHYMEPEKVIGDAQQFVKKVMEKIL from the coding sequence ATGAAGCTTGGATGTGCAGTGTGGTGCTTTACAGCTCCGCAGTATCAAGCGCCGTATGAACCAGCAATTCATACGATTGGAAAGATGGGATTTGATACGATTGAATTGATTGCCCATAATCAAAAGGATGTAGACGTTTATTATACAAATGAAAAAATCCGGGAACTGCGCCACTTGATAGCCTCATACGGGATGGAGCTTTCACAGTTTGCAATATATACAGAGCTGACTCAGGGGCTGTCCAGTATCAATGAAGAAATAAGGGAAGAAGCTCTGAATAATTTTGAAAAAATGGTAAAAATCGGATATGAGTTGGGAACCGGGATGATCAATATGGTTTCAAACTGGGTAAACGGATATGAATGTCAGGTGCAGTATCTTCCAAATTATTGGTCGCCGTTTCTTGGCGGCGGAGCTTTTGCAGAGCTGACCCAGAATATGAAGATGCCGGAAGATTACGACGGGGAAATAATATGGAAGGAATATATACAGACAATACAAAGGTGTGTCGATATATGTAAAAAGTATGGCATGCGTTTTAATATTGAAGGGCATGCTAATGTAATTGTAGGAAATTCCGATGCAATGCTAAGAATGTTTGATTCGATATCGGATCCGGCTCTGGGGATTAATTTAGATGTGGCATGGCACATGATCCAGAGGGAGTACATTCCCATGGTAATTGAAAAACTGGGGAAAAAGATATTTCATGTCCATATGCGCGACGGTGACGGCATAGGAAACTATGGACTTCCGCCGGGAAGAGGAATTAATAACTGGGAAGATACATTTGCTTCTTTAAAAAAAGTTGGATTTGATGGAAGTGTCTCCTTTGAACTTTCACATTATATGGAACCGGAAAAGGTAATCGGGGACGCGCAGCAATTTGTAAAAAAAGTTATGGAAAAAATCTTGTAG
- a CDS encoding Gfo/Idh/MocA family protein, with amino-acid sequence MKKLKVGIIGCGTIAEGQAIAAKQLKNTELTAVCDVIEENAWEFARKLNVPNVFTDYKEMLQTDLIDAVYNCTPNFMHRQVVVDAAKAKKHILTQKPFANTLEEAQEMCEVASENKVILQSAFFERFRGYCQAMKKCIESGEIGKLKMIKTQMSHAGIGDFYYPKTKWFHDLSLAGGGCLADMGAHHLDLMRWLAQSEVKCIDAQIDEAGTGIPEKNAIVNITYQNGIMAQGHWSFSTIAPEGVCYDKFELYGEKGTVFVTWDRNNAPRFQIVKKGDLQWTDYPYEEIDGFFAMEKHFADCILQHRKPMTTGYDGIKSVETILAAYKSAVTGERQYLE; translated from the coding sequence ATGAAAAAATTGAAAGTAGGAATTATTGGATGCGGCACAATTGCGGAAGGACAAGCTATTGCGGCTAAACAGTTGAAAAATACAGAACTGACAGCTGTGTGCGACGTGATTGAGGAAAATGCCTGGGAGTTTGCAAGGAAGTTGAATGTGCCAAATGTATTTACAGATTATAAAGAAATGTTGCAGACAGATTTGATCGATGCAGTCTATAACTGTACTCCCAATTTTATGCACAGGCAAGTGGTTGTGGATGCGGCAAAGGCGAAAAAACACATTCTGACACAGAAACCCTTCGCCAATACACTGGAGGAAGCACAGGAAATGTGCGAGGTAGCTTCAGAAAATAAAGTTATTTTGCAGTCGGCATTTTTCGAGAGATTTCGCGGATATTGTCAGGCGATGAAAAAATGTATCGAATCAGGAGAAATAGGAAAGCTGAAGATGATAAAGACACAGATGTCTCATGCTGGAATCGGAGACTTTTATTATCCTAAGACAAAATGGTTTCATGATCTGTCGTTGGCCGGAGGAGGATGTCTTGCAGATATGGGGGCACATCATCTGGATCTGATGAGATGGCTGGCACAATCAGAAGTGAAATGTATAGACGCTCAGATAGACGAGGCGGGTACGGGGATTCCGGAAAAAAATGCAATCGTGAATATTACCTATCAGAATGGAATTATGGCGCAAGGTCATTGGAGCTTTTCTACCATTGCGCCGGAAGGCGTGTGTTATGACAAGTTTGAATTATATGGAGAGAAAGGAACTGTTTTTGTGACGTGGGACAGAAATAATGCTCCGAGATTTCAGATTGTCAAAAAGGGTGATTTGCAGTGGACAGATTATCCTTATGAGGAAATAGACGGATTTTTCGCTATGGAAAAACATTTTGCCGACTGTATTTTACAGCACAGAAAGCCTATGACTACAGGATATGATGGAATAAAATCGGTTGAAACCATATTAGCGGCATATAAAAGTGCAGTAACAGGGGAGAGACAGTATTTGGAATAA
- a CDS encoding carbohydrate ABC transporter permease: protein MKRSLTKRSIRKILLLAGSIMFIVWTLLPLIWMFISSISPTKHLLDLSASWFPEHPDWSRYREIMFSETILNKGTIVSSPAAVFKRALFNSIFVSGVTTVISLAVGSMAAYAFARLRFRFRDKLLLLILFFQLLPTISLLIPLYVIFRKMGIIDNMICLILLYVSFTMTYTIWVMSGYFRSISRDLEAAAMVDGCSRFEAYVRVILPIARPGLTAVGILAFLMAWDEFMYALIFMNSQSNKTITVALSEFTSKFGIDYGMMMAAGCIATVIPVAISIIFQKNITQGLTMGALKE from the coding sequence ATGAAAAGGAGTCTGACAAAAAGGAGCATCCGCAAAATATTACTGCTGGCGGGGAGTATTATGTTTATTGTATGGACTCTTCTTCCGCTGATATGGATGTTTATTTCCAGCATCAGTCCTACCAAGCATCTTCTGGATCTGTCGGCTTCGTGGTTCCCGGAACACCCGGACTGGAGCAGATACCGGGAAATCATGTTTTCTGAAACAATTTTAAACAAAGGGACGATTGTATCTTCTCCGGCCGCTGTTTTTAAAAGGGCCCTGTTTAACAGTATTTTTGTGTCCGGAGTGACCACAGTGATATCTTTGGCGGTGGGAAGTATGGCGGCATATGCTTTTGCCAGGTTAAGATTTCGATTTCGGGATAAACTGCTGCTTTTGATTCTCTTCTTCCAGCTTCTTCCTACTATCTCGCTTTTGATCCCGCTGTATGTGATCTTTCGGAAGATGGGAATTATTGACAACATGATTTGCCTGATTCTGCTTTACGTTTCTTTTACAATGACATATACCATATGGGTGATGAGCGGCTACTTCCGTTCGATATCCCGTGATCTAGAAGCAGCGGCAATGGTGGACGGATGTTCGAGGTTCGAAGCATATGTAAGGGTGATTCTTCCAATAGCAAGACCAGGCCTTACAGCGGTCGGGATATTGGCGTTTTTAATGGCGTGGGACGAATTTATGTATGCGCTCATATTTATGAACTCGCAGTCAAATAAAACGATAACGGTAGCTTTGTCGGAATTTACATCGAAATTCGGTATTGATTATGGAATGATGATGGCAGCAGGCTGCATAGCCACTGTCATACCGGTGGCAATATCTATTATTTTTCAAAAAAATATTACCCAAGGTCTTACGATGGGAGCATTAAAAGAATAA
- a CDS encoding carbohydrate ABC transporter permease: MKSKFLAKEARLGIFMISPAMLIIIGLMLYPLIYTLYLTVADYNVLTGVNNGFTGIEKYVRVLTDSDFWNAMGVTMYFVAGSLVLQTILGFIVALFLNIPFKGQKLLRAVMLAPWAVPTVVNAQLWNWILNASYGALNKLLLQIGLIDEPIVWLGDPKLAMNVIILADTWKMLPLFVIMLLAGMSTIPESHYEAAKLEGAGFWFSFRKITFPLLKPMLLVVLIMRTAQAMRVFDIVYMLTQGGPNSSTMTISYYTYYQTFGLFDFGYGSALAMIVTVLTVGIAVIYKKVLKSDDIY; this comes from the coding sequence ATGAAAAGTAAGTTTTTGGCAAAGGAGGCAAGACTGGGGATATTTATGATATCCCCGGCCATGCTGATTATAATAGGATTGATGTTATATCCTCTAATATATACGCTCTATCTCACAGTTGCGGATTATAATGTTCTGACAGGGGTAAATAATGGTTTTACCGGAATTGAAAAATATGTCCGAGTGCTGACAGACAGTGACTTCTGGAATGCAATGGGTGTTACGATGTATTTTGTAGCAGGCTCTCTTGTGTTGCAGACAATTCTGGGGTTTATTGTTGCGTTATTTTTAAATATTCCGTTTAAAGGCCAAAAACTTTTAAGAGCGGTGATGCTGGCGCCTTGGGCAGTTCCCACAGTTGTAAATGCACAGCTTTGGAACTGGATTTTGAATGCCAGCTATGGAGCGCTGAACAAATTACTGCTTCAGATAGGTTTGATCGATGAACCTATTGTATGGCTTGGGGATCCCAAATTGGCAATGAACGTCATTATTTTGGCAGATACATGGAAAATGCTTCCGCTGTTTGTGATTATGCTGTTAGCGGGGATGTCGACCATACCGGAATCCCACTATGAAGCAGCAAAACTGGAAGGAGCCGGATTCTGGTTTTCTTTCAGAAAAATTACATTTCCTCTTTTGAAGCCAATGCTTCTCGTAGTTTTAATCATGAGAACAGCGCAGGCGATGAGAGTTTTTGACATTGTGTATATGTTGACCCAAGGCGGCCCAAATAGCAGTACGATGACGATCAGCTATTATACTTACTATCAGACATTTGGGCTGTTCGACTTCGGATATGGCTCTGCTTTAGCCATGATTGTGACAGTTTTGACAGTGGGAATAGCGGTTATCTACAAGAAGGTATTGAAATCAGATGATATATACTAG
- a CDS encoding extracellular solute-binding protein, translated as MKKKRILAMFMTIILTLGLCAACGTQEAETDSGTEEGEDNKPEKLVILMSSEGTGPMENAVKTFEEETGIEIELLSEAYDNMHNKIMTMVAGGSQLDIVSLDTVWPAEFADSELIVPLDDYVDDEFGSQFVDIAWEQLKYDGHQYGIPTGNDAKWLFYNKEILEKAGYTEPPKTWKELSEMSLKMKEEGLVKYGMAFGASQSEGLTCDFTSLLYGFGGQYRESDEDASGEWMLNSEQSVEALTWLKESMGNGVVDPASITYTDRNVMNTFMAGDVAFVTGWSSYWTTTNSEEESAVAGKVGMTMLPGSEEAVSGSVAGGGGFAVVSTTASEKWSVEFLKLLCRPEVQKDFLSGVSQMPTLKELYSDEALVEEFPILDMAYPQYEYAHFRPILVQYQEWSKMVQESIHKVIANNEDPETVLNDLQNQTTETIKG; from the coding sequence ATGAAGAAAAAAAGAATCTTGGCAATGTTTATGACAATTATACTGACATTAGGATTATGTGCGGCCTGCGGGACGCAGGAAGCAGAGACAGATAGTGGAACAGAGGAAGGGGAGGATAATAAACCTGAAAAACTTGTGATTTTAATGTCTTCAGAAGGAACAGGTCCTATGGAGAACGCAGTAAAGACATTTGAAGAAGAGACAGGGATTGAAATTGAACTGCTTTCTGAGGCGTATGACAATATGCACAACAAAATTATGACTATGGTTGCAGGAGGCAGCCAGCTGGATATTGTTTCGCTTGATACGGTATGGCCGGCAGAATTTGCGGATTCAGAGCTGATCGTTCCACTGGATGATTATGTGGATGATGAGTTTGGGTCGCAGTTTGTAGACATTGCGTGGGAGCAATTGAAATATGACGGACACCAATATGGTATTCCGACAGGAAACGATGCAAAATGGCTGTTTTATAATAAGGAAATATTGGAAAAGGCCGGATATACAGAGCCTCCAAAAACGTGGAAAGAGTTAAGTGAGATGTCTTTAAAAATGAAAGAAGAAGGACTTGTGAAATATGGGATGGCCTTTGGTGCAAGCCAGTCGGAAGGACTTACCTGTGATTTTACATCCTTGTTATATGGATTTGGAGGTCAGTATAGAGAAAGCGATGAAGATGCAAGCGGAGAGTGGATGCTGAACAGTGAGCAGTCGGTAGAAGCACTGACATGGCTGAAAGAGTCTATGGGTAACGGGGTAGTAGATCCTGCATCTATCACTTATACAGACCGCAATGTAATGAATACATTTATGGCAGGTGATGTTGCGTTTGTAACCGGATGGTCTTCTTACTGGACAACCACAAACAGTGAAGAGGAATCTGCTGTTGCCGGGAAAGTAGGAATGACAATGCTTCCCGGATCAGAGGAGGCCGTCAGTGGAAGCGTGGCAGGTGGCGGAGGTTTCGCAGTAGTGTCAACAACAGCCAGCGAAAAATGGTCAGTCGAATTTCTGAAGTTGCTTTGCAGGCCAGAAGTTCAAAAAGACTTTTTGAGTGGAGTTTCACAGATGCCGACTTTAAAGGAGCTTTATAGTGACGAAGCCCTGGTTGAAGAGTTCCCGATACTGGATATGGCATATCCACAGTACGAATACGCTCATTTCAGACCGATTTTAGTACAGTATCAGGAATGGAGCAAGATGGTTCAGGAGTCTATCCATAAAGTGATTGCTAACAATGAAGATCCGGAAACGGTTTTGAACGATCTTCAGAATCAGACCACAGAGACTATAAAGGGGTAA
- a CDS encoding Gfo/Idh/MocA family protein, producing the protein MINVGIIGCGKIALTRHLPEYSQRQDCRVAAVYDPNIERAKNTASIYHAKVCTSAEELLHLPNLHAVSICTANVFHAPLTLQALKAGKHVLCEKPMGITLEECIQMTETAALTQHILMIGHNQRFTKTHQKAKELIDATAIGKVLTFQTRFSHSGPENWTIDRQNNWFFDKSKSSMGAMGDLGVHKTDLIQYLTGKEITAVMACMDTLDKKRPDGSPITVDDNAICIYRLEGGIIGSMTVSWSNYGEEENSTILYGTDGVMRLYDHPSYSIVIDHKDSTHEYYQLDQIQTNDHQTNSGIIDAFIDAVSSGKSPLSSAENVLSAMKAVFACMDSARTGEWVSLRQK; encoded by the coding sequence ATGATTAATGTAGGAATTATCGGCTGCGGCAAGATCGCCTTGACAAGGCATCTGCCGGAATACAGCCAGAGACAGGACTGCCGGGTCGCAGCTGTCTATGACCCCAATATAGAGCGGGCAAAAAATACCGCTTCAATTTATCATGCAAAAGTCTGCACCTCTGCTGAAGAATTGCTTCATCTTCCAAATCTTCATGCTGTCAGTATATGTACCGCTAATGTATTCCACGCTCCGCTGACATTACAGGCTCTAAAGGCGGGCAAACATGTCCTTTGTGAAAAACCCATGGGAATTACACTGGAAGAGTGCATCCAAATGACAGAAACCGCCGCCTTGACACAGCACATTTTAATGATCGGTCACAATCAAAGGTTCACAAAAACACATCAAAAGGCCAAAGAATTAATAGACGCTACTGCTATCGGAAAAGTTCTCACTTTTCAGACCCGCTTTTCTCACAGCGGGCCGGAAAACTGGACCATTGACCGGCAAAACAACTGGTTTTTCGATAAGTCAAAATCTTCCATGGGCGCCATGGGTGACTTAGGTGTCCACAAAACAGATTTGATCCAATATCTGACCGGAAAAGAAATAACAGCTGTCATGGCCTGCATGGATACTCTGGACAAAAAAAGGCCTGACGGCAGTCCCATAACAGTTGATGACAACGCCATTTGCATTTATAGGCTGGAAGGAGGTATTATAGGTTCCATGACCGTAAGTTGGTCAAATTATGGAGAAGAAGAAAACTCTACTATTTTGTATGGAACGGACGGTGTAATGCGCCTGTATGATCACCCTTCCTATTCCATTGTTATCGATCATAAAGATTCCACTCATGAGTACTATCAACTTGACCAGATACAGACAAACGATCATCAGACAAACTCCGGTATAATAGATGCTTTTATAGACGCCGTCTCTTCCGGCAAATCCCCCTTATCATCCGCTGAAAATGTTCTTTCCGCGATGAAAGCCGTCTTCGCATGTATGGATTCTGCCCGCACTGGAGAGTGGGTTTCCCTCAGACAAAAATAA
- a CDS encoding sugar phosphate isomerase/epimerase family protein, protein MNRPITLASGQFGDLPLEKLCRISSDIGYDGLELATHAHFNVYSALYKKEYIPFIKDTMEKYGLKCWTLSAHLTGQCVGDVWDPRLDAFAPSDLSGQPQKIRKWAIEEMKKTAEAACLLGVNTITGFTGSPIWAWWYSYPQTTPAMVEKGFQDIYDLWNPILDVFDQYHIRFALEIHPTEIAFDYYSTQRLLEIFDFRNTLGINFDPSHLVWQGVNELTFLRDFKDHIYHVHMKDVKINKNEKAGILGSHLPFGDTRRKWNFVSVGHGNVDFDGIIRELNLIGYQGPLSIEWEDTGMDRLAGMKESYQYVKKINFSPSETSFDSALKHQ, encoded by the coding sequence ATGAACAGACCTATTACATTGGCATCCGGACAATTCGGAGATCTCCCTTTGGAAAAACTTTGCCGTATTTCTTCGGACATCGGTTATGACGGCCTAGAGCTTGCCACTCATGCCCATTTTAATGTATACAGCGCACTGTACAAAAAAGAATATATTCCTTTCATAAAAGATACTATGGAAAAATATGGATTAAAGTGCTGGACTCTGTCCGCCCATCTCACCGGACAGTGTGTCGGGGATGTGTGGGACCCCCGCCTGGATGCTTTTGCTCCTTCCGATTTGTCCGGACAGCCCCAGAAAATTCGGAAATGGGCGATAGAAGAAATGAAAAAAACTGCCGAGGCAGCCTGTCTATTGGGCGTAAACACTATAACCGGTTTTACTGGATCTCCTATATGGGCATGGTGGTATTCCTATCCCCAGACAACTCCCGCCATGGTGGAAAAAGGATTCCAGGATATTTATGATTTATGGAATCCTATATTAGACGTCTTTGACCAATATCATATCCGGTTCGCACTGGAAATTCATCCGACCGAAATCGCTTTCGACTATTATTCTACACAAAGATTATTAGAAATATTTGATTTTCGCAATACACTGGGAATTAATTTTGATCCCAGCCATCTTGTATGGCAAGGTGTAAATGAATTGACATTTTTAAGAGATTTTAAAGATCATATTTATCATGTACATATGAAAGATGTGAAAATAAACAAAAATGAAAAGGCCGGTATCCTTGGTTCCCACCTCCCATTTGGGGATACCCGCCGAAAATGGAATTTCGTTTCAGTCGGTCATGGGAATGTTGATTTTGATGGAATCATACGAGAATTAAACCTGATCGGCTATCAGGGACCTCTCTCCATAGAATGGGAAGATACCGGGATGGATCGTTTAGCCGGAATGAAAGAATCCTATCAATATGTCAAGAAAATCAATTTTTCTCCTTCTGAAACCTCTTTTGATTCCGCTTTAAAACATCAATAA
- a CDS encoding sugar transferase, with the protein MYKKGSKGWFKHGDFLVLDLICLHIAFVLSYVIRHGFINPYRIEVYRSMAIFLTMADIMIIFLFETLKNVLKRGYYKEFAAIVQQTLILELLATLYLFSVQDGFIYSRITLYAMGLIYLLVTYFVRLGWKRLLRKRLKDERTSLIIITTESMAESVVHEIVDYSFERYKLAGIVVIDKNMEGQSVHKIPVVATVRTAADFVCREWVDEALVVMPPRDPLPEQLINQLSETGITVHINVGQLPEFEGKRQFVEKIGRYTVLSTSINYATDKQLLGKRILDIIGGLVGCLITIVLFIFIAPAIKKESPGPVFFTQTRIGKNGRKFKMYKFRSMYMNAEEMKKELMDQNNMKDGMMFKMDFDPRVIGNKILPNGQKKTGIGDFIRRTSLDEFPQFFNVLKGDMSLVGTRPPTLDEWEKYELRHRARLSIKPGITGLWQVSGRSKITDFEEVVKLDKQYITDWSMGLDFRILFKTIQSVIKKDGAK; encoded by the coding sequence ATGTATAAAAAAGGTTCTAAGGGCTGGTTTAAACACGGTGATTTTCTCGTGTTGGATCTGATCTGTCTCCACATTGCTTTTGTATTGTCCTATGTGATCAGACATGGTTTTATCAACCCATACAGAATAGAAGTATACCGCAGCATGGCTATTTTCCTTACCATGGCGGATATTATGATCATTTTCCTGTTTGAGACATTGAAAAATGTACTGAAACGAGGATATTATAAAGAATTTGCGGCTATTGTGCAGCAGACACTGATATTGGAACTTCTGGCAACTCTTTATTTGTTCAGTGTACAGGATGGCTTTATCTATTCGCGTATCACTTTGTATGCGATGGGGCTTATTTACTTGCTGGTCACCTACTTTGTGCGTCTTGGGTGGAAGCGGCTGCTGCGAAAGAGGCTTAAGGACGAGCGGACATCGCTTATTATTATTACAACAGAATCCATGGCAGAGTCTGTTGTGCATGAAATTGTGGACTACAGTTTTGAGCGGTACAAATTGGCGGGAATCGTTGTGATTGATAAAAATATGGAAGGGCAGTCCGTCCATAAGATTCCGGTTGTTGCAACAGTAAGAACAGCAGCTGATTTTGTATGCCGGGAATGGGTGGATGAAGCGTTGGTTGTGATGCCGCCAAGAGATCCTTTGCCGGAACAGCTCATTAACCAGTTGAGCGAAACCGGAATCACCGTACACATTAATGTGGGGCAGCTGCCGGAATTTGAAGGAAAAAGACAGTTTGTGGAAAAGATCGGCCGGTATACTGTTCTTAGTACAAGCATAAATTATGCCACAGACAAGCAGCTTTTGGGAAAACGGATACTGGATATTATTGGAGGACTTGTAGGCTGCCTCATTACAATAGTCCTGTTCATTTTTATTGCACCTGCAATCAAGAAAGAATCACCGGGACCGGTATTTTTTACCCAGACAAGAATCGGGAAGAATGGACGCAAGTTTAAAATGTACAAATTCCGAAGCATGTATATGAATGCCGAGGAGATGAAGAAAGAGCTGATGGATCAAAATAACATGAAAGACGGCATGATGTTCAAAATGGATTTTGATCCGAGGGTCATTGGAAATAAGATTCTTCCGAACGGACAGAAAAAGACGGGTATCGGGGATTTTATCCGGAGAACATCGCTGGATGAATTTCCGCAGTTTTTTAATGTGCTCAAAGGAGATATGTCTCTTGTGGGAACACGGCCTCCTACATTAGACGAGTGGGAGAAGTATGAACTCCGACACCGGGCAAGACTTTCCATTAAGCCGGGAATTACCGGACTTTGGCAGGTCAGTGGGCGCAGCAAGATTACAGATTTTGAAGAAGTAGTCAAATTGGACAAGCAGTATATTACAGATTGGAGCATGGGACTGGATTTTCGTATTCTTTTCAAAACAATCCAGTCGGTGATCAAAAAAGACGGTGCGAAGTAA